CTCTCGCTGGCGGCCCTCCACGGCGAGTCGCTGGCGGAGGTCCGCGCCATCGCGGAGGGCGAGTCGTACGACTACGTCTGCTACGGCCACCACCACCGACGAGAACGCGAGCAGATCGGTCGGACGACTCTCCTCAACCCGGGCGCACAGTTCCCGACGGTCGAGGACGACCATCGGACGGTGGCGGTTCTCGACACGCGCTCGGAGACGGTCCGGTTCCGGTCGGTCCGCGGGTGAGATTCTCAGCCTGATCCTGCGGACCAAGGGCTTAACCCTCCTGAGCAAGTAGTTCTGGCCATGCAGCACGTGAAGATTCCGCAGGACCGCATCGGTGTTCTCATCGGCGAGGGCGGCGAGACGATGCGCGAGATCGAGGCGGAAGCCGAGGTGCGACTCGACATCGATTCGGAGAACGGCTCCGTCGCCGTCGAGACCGTCGGCGACCCCGTTCGCGGACTCAAGGGGCCGGAGATCGTCCGTGCGATCGGACGCGGGTTCGCCCCGGAAGACGCGATGGCGCTTCTGGCCGACGACATGATGCTGTTCGACCTGGTCGACATCGACGCGGCCTCGAGGAACAAAAACGACATGAAGCGACAGAAGGGCCGACTCATCGGTGAGGGTGGCCGAACCCGCGAGCTGATGGAAGAACTCTCGGGCGCCTCGGTCGTCATCTACGGCTCGACGCTCGGAATCATCGGCACGCCGCCGCAAGTCGACGCCGCTCGAACGGCCGCCGAGATGCTCTTAGACGGCGCGCCCCACGGCGCGGTGTACTCGTTCTTAGAGGAACGGCACAACGAAATGAAACACCAGGGGATGCAGTACCACCGGTTCCCCGGCGGCCAGTCCTGACCGCGTACTCCCCGTAGGGTTTTCGGCGCCACACTCCCCTCGAGCGTGGTGTGTCGCTTCGCGACGACTACCGCGACCGGTGACCTATAAAACACGCTGTGGTAGGATTTACCAGACTGGCGACCACGCTCTCGTGTTGCGGTTTACCGTGGCGCATACCGCAGCTTTTATATAGAATACCAATCAATCTATCTCTGACTATGGCACAACAGATGGGTAACCAGCCCCTTATCGTTCTCTCGGAGGATAGCCAGCGAACCTCCGGCAAAGACGCACAGTCGATGAACATCACCGCCGGGAAAGCGGTCGCGGAAGCCGTACGCACCACGCTCGGCCCCAAGGGGATGGACAAGATGCTCGTCGACTCGACGGGCTCGGTCGTCGTCACCAACGACGGCGTCACCATCCTCTCGGAGATGGACATCGACCACCCGGCGGCGAACATGATCGTCGAAGTCGCCGAAACCCAGGAGGACGAGGTCGGCGACGGCACGACGAGCGCCGTCGTCGTCAGCGGTGAACTGCTCAAGCGCGCCGAGGAGCTGCTCGAGCAGGACATCCACGCCACCACGCTCGCCCAGGGCTACCGCCAGGCCGCCGAGAAGGCCACGGAAACCCTCGAAGAGATCTCCGTCGACGTCGGCGAGGACGACGACGAGATCCTCCACCAGATCGCCGCCACGGCGATGACCGGCAAGGGCGCCGAGAACGCCCGCGATCTGCTCGCGGAGCTCGTCGTCCGCGCGGTCCAGACGGTCGCCGACGAGGAGGGCATCGACACGGACAACGTCAAAGTCGAGAAGGTCGTCGGTGGGAGCATCGACAACTCCGAACTCGTCGAGGGCGTCATCGTCGACAAGGAGCGCGTCTCCGAGAACATGCCGTACTTCGCCGAGGACGCCAACGTCGCCATCGTCGACGGCGCCCTCGAGATCAAGGAGACGGAGATCGACGCCGAGGTTAACGTCACCGACCCCGACCAGCTCCAGGAGTTCTTAGAGCAGGAGGAGGCCCAGCTCAAGGAGATGGTCGACCAGCTCGTCGACGTCGGCGCCGACGTCGTCTTCGTCGACAAAGGGATCGACGACATGGCCCAGCACTACCTGGCCCAGGAGGGCATCATCGCGGTCCGCCGCGTCAAGTCCTCCGACGCCAAGCGGCTGGCCCGCGCGACGGGCGCCCGCCCGGTCTCGAACGTCGAGGACATCACCGAAGACGACCTCGGCTTCGCCGGCAGCGTCGCCCAGAAGGACATCGCCGGCGACCAGCGCATCTTCGTCGAGGACGTCGAGGATGCCAAGGCCGTCACCCTGATCCTGCGAGGCGGCACCGAGCACGTCATCGACGAGGTCGACCGCGCCATCGAGGACTCCCTCGGCGTGGTCCGCACGACCATCCAGGACGGGAAGGTGCTCGCCGGCGGCGGCGCACCCGAGGTCGAACTCAGCCTCGCCCTGCGCGACTACGCCGACTCCGTCGGCGGCCGCGAGCAGCTCGCGATCGAGGCGTTCGCGGACGCCCTCGAGGTCGTCCCCCGCACCCTCGCGGAGAACGCCGGTCTCGACCCCATCGACTCGCTCGTCGAGCTTCGCAGCGCCCACGACGGCGGCGACACCGCCGCGGGACTGGACGCCTACACGGGCGATACCATCGACATGGGCGGCGAAGGCGTCTACGAGCCCCTGCGCGTCAAGAGCCAGGCCATCGAGAGCGCCACCGAGGCCGCGGTCATGCTGCTCCGCATCGACGACGTGATCGCCGCCGGCGAACTCAAGGGCGGCAAAACGGGCGACGACGACGAGGACGACATGGACATGCCGCCGGGCGGCGGCGGCATGGGCGGCATGGGCGGCATGGGCGGCATGGGCGGCGCGATGTAGGCGAGGTGCGGCGAAGCCGGGCCTCGAGTATGCGAACGGGCGCTACGCGTCCGTGAGCAGGCCCAATCGGCCATCCGACACCCATCAGCGTCGACGACGCTCGTTCTTTCGGACCGCGGCGATCGCGCCCTCGAGCCGTTGCTCTCACACTACCGCGCTCTCCGGTGGTGTGTCTCGAGATCCAGACTGCGCCGCCGTCCGGTCTCGCTACCGAACGGCGACGAGCGACGCCGTCGCCCCGTCAGCGGTCGTCTCGAGAGTCACTCGGCCGTCCGCGACCTCCGCTTCCTCGCCCCGGTCGCCGTCGGACTGGAGGTAGTCGACGAACTGGACCTCGACGATGACCTCCTCGCCGGTTTCGTCGACAACCCGATCCCGCAGATCGTTCTCGAGGCCGTGGTACTCCTCGTCGGCTGGTTTGGCGACCGTGACGGTCACGATCTGGTCGTCGTCGAAGATCCCGCGGCTGGTGTACTCCGAGGAGACCGACACCAGTTCGAGCTCCTCGTACTGTGGATCCTCGAGGGCGGCTTCGATCTCGGCCTGGGCCGTGTTCTGAAACGTGAGGTGCTGTGCGGTCGCGAAGACGGTGAGGACGACGACGACGACGAACACGCCGGCGACGAAGGCGTACGCGCCCGTCTGGATGGACAGCGAGAGGTCGTCGCGCACCGAGTCGAGCAGCGCCGTCCGGTAGCCGAGCGCGTAGAACCCGACGTAGGCGGTGAGGTTGACCGCGACGACGTTGACGAGCAACAGGACCAGAGCGCCGAGGGCGATCTGGGGGCGGGC
Above is a genomic segment from Natrononativus amylolyticus containing:
- a CDS encoding KH domain-containing protein; translation: MQHVKIPQDRIGVLIGEGGETMREIEAEAEVRLDIDSENGSVAVETVGDPVRGLKGPEIVRAIGRGFAPEDAMALLADDMMLFDLVDIDAASRNKNDMKRQKGRLIGEGGRTRELMEELSGASVVIYGSTLGIIGTPPQVDAARTAAEMLLDGAPHGAVYSFLEERHNEMKHQGMQYHRFPGGQS
- the thsA gene encoding thermosome subunit alpha, whose product is MGNQPLIVLSEDSQRTSGKDAQSMNITAGKAVAEAVRTTLGPKGMDKMLVDSTGSVVVTNDGVTILSEMDIDHPAANMIVEVAETQEDEVGDGTTSAVVVSGELLKRAEELLEQDIHATTLAQGYRQAAEKATETLEEISVDVGEDDDEILHQIAATAMTGKGAENARDLLAELVVRAVQTVADEEGIDTDNVKVEKVVGGSIDNSELVEGVIVDKERVSENMPYFAEDANVAIVDGALEIKETEIDAEVNVTDPDQLQEFLEQEEAQLKEMVDQLVDVGADVVFVDKGIDDMAQHYLAQEGIIAVRRVKSSDAKRLARATGARPVSNVEDITEDDLGFAGSVAQKDIAGDQRIFVEDVEDAKAVTLILRGGTEHVIDEVDRAIEDSLGVVRTTIQDGKVLAGGGAPEVELSLALRDYADSVGGREQLAIEAFADALEVVPRTLAENAGLDPIDSLVELRSAHDGGDTAAGLDAYTGDTIDMGGEGVYEPLRVKSQAIESATEAAVMLLRIDDVIAAGELKGGKTGDDDEDDMDMPPGGGGMGGMGGMGGMGGAM